The following are encoded in a window of Vicugna pacos chromosome 28, VicPac4, whole genome shotgun sequence genomic DNA:
- the LOC102529844 gene encoding interleukin-36 alpha: MNDKVLSSPYPVLWQIQDVNHQVWVLQGGILKAVPRKDHLVPVTVTLISCQHTETLEKDRGNPIYLGVKEPELCLFCTEVQGQPMLQLKEQNIMELYRQPQPVKPFLFYHDRSGRTSTFESVAFPGWFIASCSDGGCPLIITQDVGKAYTTDFGFTVLSYGWSGVGGGSPPSIPALIQ; the protein is encoded by the exons ATGAATGATAAAG TGTTATCCAGTCCATATCCTGTTTTGTGGCAGATTCAGGATGTCAATCATCAGGTGTGGGTCCTTCAAGGCGGGATCCTCAAAGCAGTCCCAAGGAAGGACCACCTGGTTCCAG TCACTGTTACCTTAATCTCCTGCCAACACACGGAGACTCTTGAGAAAGACAGAGGGAATCCCATCTACCTGGGAGTGAAGGAGCCCGAGCTCTGCCTATTTTGCACCGAGGTCCAGGGGCAGCCCATGCTGCAGCTTAAG GAACAGAACATAATGGAGCTGTACCGCCAGCCCCAGCCCGTGAAACCCTTTCTCTTCTACCACGACCGGAGCGGCAGGACCTCGACCTTCGAGTCTGTGGCCTTCCCGGGCTGGTTCATCGCCTCCTGCTCCGATGGAGGCTGTCCTCTCATTATCACCCAGGACGTGGGGAAGGCCTACACCACTGACTTCGGGTTCACTGTACTGTCTTACGGTTGGTCTGGAGTCGGAGGTGGCTCTCCTCCCTCCATTCCAGCTCTCATTCAATGA
- the IL36B gene encoding interleukin-36 beta, producing the protein MEQHQSLRYPSHHLIRDSQQMVWILKGKSLIAVPFSDNVRPVSLAIIACRDTEFYSEGKGTPFYLGIKDQNLCLCCTEIQGIPTLQLQERNIMDLYWETKGQESFLFFSSEEGSTFVFQSVSCPGWFIATSSVVGQPVTLTKERGTTENTNFYLDGEN; encoded by the exons ATGGAGCAACACCAAT CGCTGAGATATCCCAGTCACCATCTTATTCGCGACTCTCAGCAGATGGTGTGGATCCTAAAAGGAAAATCTTTAATAGCAGTTCCTTTTAGCGACAACGTCAGACCTG TCTCTCTTGCCATAATAGCATGTCGAGACACAGAGTTCTACAGTGAAGGAAAAGGTACTCCGTTTTACCTGGGAATCAAGGACCAAAATCTTTGTCTCTGCTGCACAGAAATTCAGGGCATTCCTACCTTGCAGCTTCAG GAGAGAAATATCATGGACCTGTACTGGGAGACCAAAGGGCAGGAATCGTTCCTCTTTTTCTCCAGCGAAGAGGGGTCCACCTTCGTCTTCCAGTCAGTCTCCTGCCCTGGCTGGTTCATAGCTACCTCCTCTGTGGTGGGGCAGCCCGTCACCCTCACCAAGGAGAGGGGCACAACTGAAAACACCAACTTCTATTTAGATGGTGAGAACTGA
- the IL36RN gene encoding interleukin-36 receptor antagonist protein isoform X1, whose product MTAAPRLLFFPAWGQDMSWSPRWGEMGAGKGSPGPCVCFLSLGEEISVVPNRSLDAKLSPVILGVRGGSQCLSCGMGQEPTLKLEPVSVMELYHGAAESKSFTFYRRDTGLTSSFESAAYPGWFLCTVLEADQPVQLTQLPKDASWDDPITDFYFQQCD is encoded by the exons ATGACAGCTGCTCCGAGGCTTCTCTTCTTTCCAGCCTGGGGACAGGACATGTCATGGAGCCCACGgtggggggagatgggggcagggaagggcagcCCAGGCCCCTGCGTCTGCTTCCTTTCTCTAGGCGAGGAGATCAGCGTGGTCCCCAACCGGTCTCTGGATGCCAAGCTTTCTCCAGTCATCCTGGGCGTCCGGGGCGGGAGCCAGTGCCTGTCGTGCGGGATGGGGCAGGAGCCGACTCTGAAACTAGAG CCGGTGAGCGTCATGGAGCTTTACCACGGTGCTGCGGAGTCTAAGAGCTTCACCTTCTACCGGCGGGACACGGGGCTCACCTCCAGCTTCGAGTCAGCTGCCTACCCAGGCTGGTTTCTCTGCACTGTGCTCGAAGCGGACCAGCCTGTCCAGCTCACCCAGCTCCCGAAGGATGCCAGCTGGGACGACCCCATCACCGACTTCTACTTCCAGCAGTGCGACTAA
- the IL36RN gene encoding interleukin-36 receptor antagonist protein isoform X2, whose amino-acid sequence MVLSGALCFRMKDAALKVLYLHNNQLLAGGLQAGKVIKGEEISVVPNRSLDAKLSPVILGVRGGSQCLSCGMGQEPTLKLEPVSVMELYHGAAESKSFTFYRRDTGLTSSFESAAYPGWFLCTVLEADQPVQLTQLPKDASWDDPITDFYFQQCD is encoded by the exons ATGGTCCTGAGCGGGGCACTGTGCTTCCG AATGAAGGATGCGGCACTGAAGGTGCTTTATCTGCACAATAACCAGCTCCTAGCCGGCGGGCTGCAAGCAGGGAAGGTCATAAAAG GCGAGGAGATCAGCGTGGTCCCCAACCGGTCTCTGGATGCCAAGCTTTCTCCAGTCATCCTGGGCGTCCGGGGCGGGAGCCAGTGCCTGTCGTGCGGGATGGGGCAGGAGCCGACTCTGAAACTAGAG CCGGTGAGCGTCATGGAGCTTTACCACGGTGCTGCGGAGTCTAAGAGCTTCACCTTCTACCGGCGGGACACGGGGCTCACCTCCAGCTTCGAGTCAGCTGCCTACCCAGGCTGGTTTCTCTGCACTGTGCTCGAAGCGGACCAGCCTGTCCAGCTCACCCAGCTCCCGAAGGATGCCAGCTGGGACGACCCCATCACCGACTTCTACTTCCAGCAGTGCGACTAA
- the IL1F10 gene encoding interleukin-1 family member 10, which produces MCSLPMARYHIIKDADQKALYVRDSQLLVGDPDADNCCAEKICILPNRGLDRTNFPIFLGIQGGSRCLACVETGEGPSLQLEDVNIEDLYKNGEQATRFTFFQRSLGPAFRLEAAAWPGWFLCGSAEPQQPIRLTKGSEPSACTEFYFEQSR; this is translated from the exons AtgtgctccctccccatggcAAGATACCACAT AATTAAGGATGCGGATCAGAAGGCGCTGTACGTGAGAGACAGCCAGCTGCTGGTGGGAGACCCCGATGCAGACAACTGTTGTGCAG agAAGATATGCATACTCCCCAACCGAGGCCTGGACCGCACCAACTTCCCCATCTTCCTGGGGATCCAGGGAGGCAGTCGTTGCCTGGCATGTGTGGAGACTGGAGAGGGGCCCTCCCTGCAGCTGGAG GATGTGAACATCGAGGACCTGTACAAGAATGGTGAGCAGGCAACCCGCTTTACCTTCTTCCAGAGAAGCCTGGGCCCCGCCTTCAGGCTCGAGGCTGCTGCCTGGCCTGGCTGGTTCCTCTGTGGCTCGGCTGAACCCCAGCAGCCCATCCGACTCACCAAGGGGAGTGAGCCCTCAGCCTGCACTGAGTTCTACTTTGAACAGAGTCGGTAG